A section of the Halopiger aswanensis genome encodes:
- a CDS encoding DUF7116 family protein has translation MQLVEQARSIFADLGYTVEGNGPEFRAERAWKVVHVNTVLETDELPSSASGQFHCFVAEPDDADDLEDRLTSAEPNYEWAIIVVDGDDYQVERAPPGPRASA, from the coding sequence ATGCAACTCGTCGAGCAGGCCAGGTCGATCTTCGCCGACCTCGGCTACACCGTCGAGGGCAACGGCCCCGAGTTCCGCGCCGAACGAGCATGGAAAGTCGTCCACGTCAATACAGTCCTCGAGACAGATGAACTGCCGTCGTCGGCATCCGGACAGTTCCACTGTTTCGTCGCCGAACCGGACGACGCCGACGACCTCGAGGATCGGCTTACCAGCGCCGAGCCGAACTACGAGTGGGCGATTATCGTCGTCGACGGGGACGACTATCAGGTCGAACGCGCCCCGCCGGGCCCACGGGCCTCGGCGTAA
- a CDS encoding DUF5816 domain-containing protein yields the protein MQRTATDDGETVYVSKTDGDRGSKGPFLVAYESQDADRRYGWFCANCESFDNAMDSMGRIKCNQCGNFRKPTEWDAAHE from the coding sequence ATGCAACGGACCGCAACGGACGACGGAGAGACCGTCTACGTGTCCAAAACCGACGGCGACAGGGGATCGAAGGGACCGTTCCTCGTCGCCTACGAGAGTCAGGACGCGGACCGCCGGTACGGCTGGTTCTGCGCGAACTGCGAGAGTTTCGACAACGCCATGGACTCCATGGGCCGCATCAAGTGCAACCAGTGTGGCAATTTCCGCAAACCGACCGAGTGGGACGCCGCTCACGAGTGA
- a CDS encoding universal stress protein, which translates to MALVVVPVRYPLSKHSRRTLERAIEVARERDAALTVLHVDLYQNGKKVTRIDLKEAVERAFGPLENARYVVRTGFLVEESILDEVAAEDADVVVIGSQQASRLRRIFRRFTDNPDIDRYLRNHLDCEVITVESARA; encoded by the coding sequence ATGGCGCTGGTCGTTGTTCCCGTTCGCTATCCGTTGTCAAAGCACTCGCGACGAACCCTCGAGCGGGCCATCGAGGTCGCTCGCGAGCGGGATGCGGCGTTGACCGTCCTGCACGTGGACCTCTATCAGAACGGGAAGAAAGTGACGCGAATCGACCTGAAAGAGGCCGTCGAGCGTGCGTTCGGCCCGCTCGAGAACGCGCGATACGTCGTCCGGACGGGCTTTCTGGTCGAGGAGAGCATCCTCGACGAGGTGGCGGCCGAGGACGCCGACGTCGTCGTCATCGGCAGTCAGCAGGCGAGCCGATTGCGGCGGATCTTCCGTCGGTTTACAGACAATCCGGACATCGACCGCTACCTACGGAACCACCTCGACTGCGAAGTGATTACGGTCGAAAGCGCGCGGGCCTGA
- a CDS encoding universal stress protein: protein MYDDILIPTDGSETVDETLAHALPIATDNDATVHALYVVDSRITAAAGESDADLEPSLEAEGKEAVAEVRERAAEEGLETAGEVAQGTPAKTILEYADQREIDLIVIGTRGKSPREKVTSLGSVSERVVDNAAIPVFVVRNAGDE from the coding sequence ATGTACGACGACATTCTCATTCCGACCGACGGCAGCGAGACCGTCGACGAGACGCTGGCCCACGCCTTGCCGATCGCGACCGACAACGACGCGACGGTCCACGCGCTGTACGTCGTCGACAGCCGTATCACCGCCGCGGCCGGCGAGAGCGACGCGGACCTCGAGCCGTCCCTCGAGGCGGAAGGCAAGGAGGCCGTCGCCGAGGTACGGGAGCGCGCCGCAGAAGAAGGGCTCGAGACCGCCGGCGAGGTCGCACAGGGGACGCCGGCGAAGACGATCCTCGAATATGCCGACCAGCGCGAGATCGATCTCATCGTCATCGGGACGCGAGGCAAGAGTCCGCGGGAGAAGGTGACGTCGCTGGGGAGCGTTTCGGAACGCGTCGTCGACAACGCCGCGATTCCGGTTTTCGTCGTGCGCAACGCAGGAGACGAGTAA
- a CDS encoding mechanosensitive ion channel family protein: MNESEPVEGLQEFMPTWAPEHTAQIILALVVIVIGWYLSKVVVRLAGRTVARRIQRPSVTRTVLRGVRVSVLLVTLGIAASILGVGNTQILLSVAVVSAVIAVVLAPLVGSLINGFFVLADRPYEIGDMIEVADAGHRGFVEDITIRYTKIFTLQNTFIVIPNSEIQQRDVVNYSAEDERTRITLQFEITYESDLEAARQAAERAARSVDTVISGGPDIRIGSARYGAAPMCAINEYGDNGILLELFFWMKHPYKQAVVRSAVQEAIRERFADLDVEFAYPRRHHVFDETSGVARMAVDGRRPEQSPADDDRASAAESAPGTEPTADTERDRDRTGARDTSGPRRDESADRSE; the protein is encoded by the coding sequence ATGAACGAGAGCGAACCGGTCGAGGGCCTTCAAGAGTTCATGCCGACGTGGGCGCCCGAGCACACCGCACAGATCATCCTCGCGCTCGTCGTGATCGTCATCGGCTGGTACCTCTCGAAGGTCGTCGTCCGACTCGCCGGCCGGACCGTCGCCCGTCGGATCCAGCGACCCAGCGTCACGCGAACCGTCCTCCGGGGCGTGCGGGTGTCCGTGCTGCTCGTCACGCTGGGGATCGCCGCCAGCATCCTCGGCGTCGGGAACACGCAGATCCTCCTCTCGGTGGCCGTCGTGTCGGCCGTCATCGCCGTCGTCCTCGCGCCGCTGGTCGGGAGCCTGATCAACGGCTTCTTCGTGCTGGCCGACCGGCCCTACGAGATCGGCGACATGATCGAGGTCGCCGACGCGGGCCACCGCGGCTTCGTCGAGGACATCACGATCCGCTACACCAAGATCTTCACCCTCCAAAACACCTTCATCGTCATCCCGAACTCCGAAATCCAGCAGCGCGACGTCGTCAACTACTCCGCGGAGGACGAGCGGACGCGTATCACCTTGCAGTTCGAGATCACCTACGAGAGCGACCTCGAGGCGGCCCGTCAAGCGGCCGAGCGGGCGGCCCGGAGCGTCGACACCGTCATCTCCGGCGGCCCCGATATCCGAATCGGCAGCGCGCGGTACGGCGCCGCGCCGATGTGTGCCATCAACGAGTACGGCGACAACGGAATCCTGCTCGAGCTGTTCTTCTGGATGAAACACCCCTACAAGCAGGCGGTCGTCCGCTCGGCCGTTCAGGAGGCCATTCGGGAACGCTTCGCCGACCTCGACGTAGAGTTCGCCTACCCGCGGCGTCACCACGTGTTCGACGAAACCAGCGGCGTCGCACGGATGGCGGTCGACGGCCGCCGACCCGAGCAGTCGCCGGCAGACGATGACCGAGCATCCGCCGCCGAGTCGGCCCCCGGTACTGAACCGACCGCCGACACCGAGCGGGACCGCGATCGAACGGGCGCTCGTGACACATCGGGCCCGCGCCGGGACGAATCGGCCGATCGGAGCGAGTAA
- the trmB gene encoding HTH-type sugar sensing transcriptional regulator TrmB, with amino-acid sequence MAPDELRSTVERVGDRFNLGEYEIDAYLTVLEQGQLTASEIADRTEIPQPRVYDTVRSLSDRGLVELRESRPMKVVALDPAEAFDDVQNSLEQMIDELEARYTAPARDTEAVSLVKSRSTILRYLEEVITEADYELSLSLTPDLLSRFREELEAAVTSGVSVDLIVTPAAEAPDPAEFDYESVATSARARRGITTPVVAVADGNYSVYATQDALRDDQDRYGVIFNRSALGFLVSGFFGTVLWTTAERTLGEDGSVRGFPRKYASIRRCVKDLIDEGGDFYATIEGRDVEVGGSRVVQGRILDVSFEVSEEVAALTLETADGDHVTVGGRVAALEDVEAHEIHIGRHEPPAVDD; translated from the coding sequence ATGGCACCAGATGAGCTACGCTCGACCGTCGAGCGAGTCGGGGACCGCTTCAACCTCGGCGAGTACGAAATCGATGCCTATCTCACAGTCTTGGAGCAGGGGCAGCTCACGGCCAGTGAAATCGCCGATCGGACGGAGATTCCCCAGCCGCGCGTCTACGATACCGTCCGCAGTTTGAGCGACCGCGGACTCGTCGAACTCCGCGAATCCCGGCCGATGAAGGTCGTCGCGCTCGATCCCGCGGAGGCGTTCGACGACGTCCAAAACTCCTTAGAGCAGATGATCGACGAACTCGAGGCGCGCTACACCGCCCCCGCCCGGGACACGGAGGCGGTCTCGCTTGTCAAATCCCGATCGACGATTCTGCGCTATCTCGAGGAGGTCATCACCGAGGCCGACTACGAGCTCTCGCTGTCGCTGACGCCGGATCTGTTGAGCCGGTTCCGCGAGGAACTCGAGGCGGCGGTCACATCCGGGGTTAGCGTCGACCTGATCGTCACACCGGCCGCGGAAGCACCCGATCCCGCCGAATTCGACTACGAGTCGGTCGCGACGTCGGCCCGGGCCCGACGCGGTATCACGACGCCGGTCGTCGCCGTCGCCGACGGCAACTACTCGGTGTACGCAACTCAGGACGCGCTGCGGGACGACCAGGACCGGTACGGGGTGATCTTCAACCGGTCGGCGCTCGGCTTTCTGGTCTCGGGCTTCTTCGGGACCGTACTCTGGACGACCGCCGAGCGCACGCTCGGCGAAGACGGCTCGGTTCGGGGCTTCCCGCGCAAGTACGCCTCGATCCGCCGGTGCGTGAAGGACTTAATCGACGAGGGCGGCGACTTCTACGCGACGATCGAGGGCCGCGACGTCGAAGTCGGCGGCTCCCGGGTCGTGCAGGGCCGCATCCTCGACGTCTCCTTCGAGGTGAGCGAGGAGGTCGCGGCGCTGACGCTCGAGACCGCGGACGGCGACCACGTTACCGTTGGTGGCCGCGTCGCCGCCCTCGAGGACGTCGAGGCTCACGAGATCCATATCGGTCGCCACGAACCGCCGGCGGTCGACGACTGA
- a CDS encoding extracellular solute-binding protein: protein MGRDTAGRRDRPPGRLGRRSFLKAASVTTATGAVAVAGCVGQGRESGTVVMTAATDVEGIMHSDGDEPSVQQALWDAGLDENIRVEIQTVVSDSAQRMQTTQSALEAGRAPPDIHMMDSGWTIPFILRDQTVNLSEHLSDETLETVENDYLEAVVETARHPETDDLHGLPLFPDLGFTLYRQDLIEEAGHDPSGWGEEPPSWEEFATAVADAQAESGVNYGYTTQGAAYEGLSCCTFNEVMTSWGGAYYGGADNLFTAGDRPITVTDENVVDAIRMMRAFIDGDDPNALDGYPEICPSAIVQWTEQESLSPFEDGEAVAHRNWSFSIAATGSEEAFGEHLGVTTKPYAVSQEEAEYGGVGGTTSALGGWNLVVSPYSERQDEALQVLEAFASEEVMMTIFELQGFLPPIIELVTEASEEEIGPIARYTETVQRASENAIPRPVTDVWPEQSALIYQQVNAAYRGAKSPETAMNDLEEQLAQSETEVAEQNVD from the coding sequence ATGGGACGTGATACCGCCGGGAGGCGCGACCGTCCACCAGGGCGCCTGGGACGTCGGTCGTTCCTGAAAGCCGCGTCGGTGACAACCGCTACCGGAGCGGTCGCCGTCGCCGGGTGTGTCGGACAGGGTCGGGAATCCGGGACCGTGGTGATGACGGCCGCCACCGACGTCGAGGGCATCATGCACAGCGACGGCGACGAGCCGTCAGTCCAGCAGGCCCTCTGGGACGCCGGCCTCGACGAGAACATCCGCGTCGAGATCCAGACCGTCGTCAGCGACTCCGCACAGCGGATGCAGACGACCCAGTCGGCCCTCGAGGCGGGTCGTGCCCCACCCGACATTCACATGATGGACAGCGGGTGGACGATTCCGTTCATCCTCCGCGATCAGACGGTCAACCTGAGCGAGCACCTCTCGGACGAGACCCTCGAGACCGTCGAGAACGACTACCTCGAGGCGGTCGTCGAGACGGCCCGGCATCCGGAGACCGACGACCTGCACGGACTGCCGCTGTTTCCCGACCTGGGATTTACGCTGTACCGGCAGGATCTCATCGAGGAGGCGGGCCACGATCCGAGCGGCTGGGGGGAAGAGCCGCCCAGCTGGGAGGAGTTCGCGACGGCCGTCGCCGACGCGCAGGCCGAAAGCGGCGTCAACTACGGGTACACCACGCAGGGAGCCGCCTACGAGGGACTGTCGTGTTGTACGTTCAACGAAGTGATGACTTCCTGGGGTGGCGCGTACTACGGCGGCGCCGACAACCTGTTCACCGCCGGCGACCGCCCGATCACGGTCACGGACGAGAACGTCGTGGACGCGATCCGCATGATGCGGGCGTTCATCGACGGCGACGATCCGAACGCCCTCGACGGCTATCCCGAAATCTGCCCGTCGGCGATCGTCCAGTGGACCGAACAGGAGTCGCTGAGCCCGTTCGAGGACGGCGAGGCGGTCGCCCACCGCAACTGGTCGTTCTCGATCGCTGCGACGGGTTCGGAAGAGGCCTTCGGCGAGCACCTCGGGGTCACGACGAAACCGTACGCGGTCTCACAGGAAGAGGCCGAGTACGGCGGCGTCGGCGGAACGACCTCGGCGCTGGGCGGCTGGAACCTCGTCGTGAGTCCGTACTCGGAGCGTCAGGACGAGGCCTTGCAGGTCCTCGAGGCGTTCGCGAGCGAGGAGGTCATGATGACGATTTTCGAACTGCAGGGATTCCTGCCGCCGATCATCGAACTGGTGACCGAAGCCAGCGAGGAGGAGATCGGGCCGATCGCCCGCTACACCGAAACTGTCCAGCGCGCCAGCGAGAACGCGATCCCGCGGCCGGTCACCGACGTCTGGCCGGAGCAGTCGGCGCTGATCTATCAGCAGGTAAACGCGGCGTATCGAGGCGCAAAATCACCGGAAACGGCGATGAACGATCTCGAGGAGCAGCTAGCACAGAGCGAAACGGAGGTGGCTGAACAGAATGTCGACTGA
- a CDS encoding carbohydrate ABC transporter permease has protein sequence MSTDADTLTGGTETEHDRTGNAVVNWMENLSEAAYAYLLLLPAFALLALIAFYPLIRTFVMSLQADQTRGMNPLGGFVGIENYVDILTGNARLARQFLDVSLSGSFPFVELGVPFFQQALFVTLAFAVISVVFETVIGFGQAYVLDQDFRGRRWVRVAIILPWAVPIVIQGMIFFLLFQPEVGFGTDLMQWLGVFSASPLANSRDAFIIILVADIWKSSAFMALLILAGLQSVDRSLYDVARVAGASPWQRFKLITLPLVMPALLVAMLFRTMDAMRVFGLIESTAGCTTVPSLTCLVVEAMFGGTRIFATAAAVAFSTALVIGIIIGGYVLLFRDTDGGLY, from the coding sequence ATGTCGACTGACGCCGATACCCTGACCGGCGGAACGGAGACCGAGCACGACCGTACCGGCAACGCGGTCGTCAACTGGATGGAGAACCTGAGTGAAGCAGCCTACGCGTACCTGCTGTTGCTGCCGGCGTTCGCGCTATTGGCACTGATCGCGTTCTACCCCCTGATCCGAACGTTCGTGATGTCGCTGCAGGCGGACCAGACTCGGGGGATGAATCCGCTCGGCGGGTTCGTCGGCATCGAGAACTACGTCGACATCCTCACGGGGAACGCACGGCTCGCCAGGCAGTTCCTCGACGTCTCGCTGAGCGGTTCGTTCCCGTTCGTCGAACTCGGCGTTCCCTTCTTCCAGCAGGCGCTGTTCGTCACGCTCGCGTTCGCGGTCATCAGCGTCGTCTTCGAGACGGTGATCGGCTTCGGTCAGGCGTACGTGCTCGATCAGGACTTCCGGGGTCGCCGGTGGGTTCGCGTGGCGATCATCCTCCCATGGGCGGTGCCGATCGTCATTCAGGGGATGATCTTCTTCCTGCTGTTCCAGCCGGAGGTCGGCTTCGGCACCGACCTGATGCAGTGGCTCGGCGTCTTCAGCGCCAGCCCGCTGGCCAACAGCCGCGACGCGTTCATCATCATCCTCGTGGCCGACATCTGGAAGTCCTCGGCGTTCATGGCGCTGTTGATCCTCGCGGGGCTCCAGAGCGTCGACCGGAGCCTCTACGACGTGGCCCGCGTCGCCGGGGCCTCGCCCTGGCAGCGGTTCAAGCTGATCACGCTGCCGCTCGTGATGCCGGCGCTTTTGGTCGCCATGCTGTTCCGCACGATGGACGCCATGCGGGTCTTCGGCCTGATCGAGTCGACGGCCGGTTGTACGACCGTCCCGTCGCTGACCTGCCTGGTCGTCGAGGCGATGTTCGGCGGCACCCGTATCTTCGCGACGGCCGCTGCGGTCGCGTTCTCGACGGCGCTCGTGATCGGCATTATCATCGGCGGCTACGTGCTCCTGTTCCGCGACACCGACGGAGGGCTCTACTGA
- a CDS encoding carbohydrate ABC transporter permease, translating to MTEPNDSTDPTTDPDTDDGRIGDANDAGGIDAQRDPTLHRPDGGSNVLENDRDAELDRGPFQQWVANSISNPGRVYRAMFYVAAIFFLFTTLFPFYWLLMVALTPEGQLQDILFTPNGFNPGSFVEVFQTIPFHWYMFNSFVIALGSTVVVLVVGSLAGYAFGRLEFPGRTPLMLLVLIISFFPPAAFFIPLNDLFNTSFFFLEPITGDGTLYNTPFALVTPLSAIFMPLAIFILTTFYAQIPDGLEDAARVEGTTRLGALFRVIIPLSAPGVATAGVLTFIAVYNEFFFSFLMTDGQPQNWAPILEGILAYQGQYEVMYHLMAAASIIGVIPVAILVVIAQEKIVSGLTAGALKE from the coding sequence ATGACCGAACCGAACGACTCCACCGATCCGACGACCGATCCCGACACCGACGACGGACGCATCGGCGACGCGAACGACGCCGGCGGTATCGACGCGCAGCGAGATCCGACGCTCCACCGCCCCGACGGCGGCAGCAACGTCCTCGAGAACGATCGCGACGCGGAACTCGACCGCGGCCCGTTCCAGCAGTGGGTCGCCAACTCCATCTCGAACCCCGGCCGGGTCTACCGCGCGATGTTCTACGTCGCGGCGATCTTCTTCCTGTTTACGACGCTGTTCCCCTTCTACTGGCTGCTCATGGTCGCGCTGACGCCGGAAGGGCAGCTTCAGGACATCCTCTTCACGCCGAACGGGTTCAATCCGGGCTCGTTCGTCGAGGTGTTCCAGACCATTCCGTTCCACTGGTACATGTTCAACAGCTTCGTGATCGCGCTGGGGTCGACGGTCGTCGTCCTCGTCGTCGGCAGCCTCGCCGGCTACGCGTTCGGCCGCCTCGAGTTCCCCGGCCGAACGCCGCTCATGCTGCTCGTGCTGATCATCTCGTTCTTCCCGCCGGCGGCCTTCTTCATCCCCCTGAACGACCTGTTCAACACGAGCTTCTTCTTCCTCGAGCCGATCACCGGCGACGGCACGCTCTACAACACGCCCTTCGCCCTCGTGACGCCGCTGTCGGCGATCTTCATGCCGCTGGCGATCTTCATCCTCACGACGTTCTACGCGCAGATTCCGGACGGCCTCGAAGACGCCGCGAGAGTGGAGGGGACGACTCGGCTCGGTGCGCTGTTCCGGGTCATCATCCCCCTGTCGGCGCCCGGCGTCGCGACCGCCGGCGTGTTGACGTTCATCGCCGTCTACAACGAGTTCTTCTTCTCGTTCCTGATGACCGACGGCCAACCGCAGAACTGGGCGCCGATCCTCGAGGGGATCCTCGCCTACCAGGGCCAGTACGAGGTGATGTACCACCTCATGGCCGCCGCGAGCATCATCGGGGTCATTCCCGTTGCGATTCTCGTGGTGATCGCGCAGGAAAAGATCGTGAGCGGACTGACCGCAGGCGCACTCAAAGAATAA
- a CDS encoding ABC transporter ATP-binding protein, with protein MARVQLEHVTKRYEDVTAVDDISMEIEDGEFVTFVGPSGCGKSTTMETVAGLTKPTEGRVYIGDDDVTNLAPKDRGVAMVFQNIALFPHMDVFENISFGLRLRKYSDDEIRHRVEQAADIVQLEGMLDRMPDEMSGGQRQRVAIARAIVRNPDVFLMDEPLANLDAKLRVHMRTELQRLHRELGTTIIYVTHDQAEAMTMSDRIAVLNEGKLQQIAPPLTCYNEPANLFVAGFIGSPSMNFVEGELAADGLETKNFRIDLRPDDVPGAAVGDTVTLGVRPEDVHLVDTADSLADTTTQIDARTDVLEPMGDEIFVYLLLSEGAESSMEQDPATSSDQLLMSVSPDTEVHEEEDVDVVLDRSNIHLFDTTTGEALRHGLTDRSEREPGTTPTEADS; from the coding sequence ATGGCACGCGTACAACTCGAACACGTCACGAAACGCTACGAAGACGTCACGGCAGTCGACGACATCAGTATGGAGATCGAAGACGGCGAGTTCGTCACCTTCGTCGGTCCCTCCGGCTGTGGCAAATCGACGACGATGGAGACCGTCGCCGGCCTCACGAAGCCGACGGAGGGCCGGGTCTACATCGGCGACGACGACGTCACTAATCTCGCGCCGAAGGACCGGGGCGTCGCGATGGTCTTCCAAAACATCGCCTTGTTCCCCCACATGGACGTCTTCGAGAACATCTCCTTCGGCCTCCGGCTCCGGAAGTACAGCGACGACGAGATCAGACATCGCGTCGAACAGGCCGCCGATATCGTCCAACTCGAGGGGATGCTCGATCGGATGCCCGACGAGATGTCCGGCGGACAGCGCCAGCGCGTCGCGATCGCCCGCGCGATCGTGCGCAACCCGGACGTGTTCCTGATGGACGAGCCGCTGGCGAACTTAGACGCCAAGCTCCGCGTCCACATGCGGACGGAACTCCAGCGACTCCATCGCGAGCTCGGGACGACGATCATCTACGTCACCCACGACCAGGCCGAGGCGATGACCATGTCCGACCGGATCGCCGTCCTGAACGAGGGCAAACTCCAGCAGATCGCCCCGCCGCTGACCTGCTACAACGAGCCGGCGAACCTGTTCGTCGCCGGCTTCATCGGCTCGCCCTCGATGAACTTCGTGGAGGGCGAACTCGCCGCGGACGGCCTCGAGACCAAGAATTTCCGGATCGATCTCCGTCCGGACGACGTCCCGGGTGCGGCCGTCGGTGACACCGTTACGCTCGGGGTCCGGCCCGAGGACGTCCACCTCGTCGACACGGCCGATTCCCTGGCCGACACGACGACACAGATCGACGCTCGAACCGACGTCCTCGAGCCGATGGGCGACGAAATCTTCGTCTACCTGCTGCTCTCGGAGGGCGCGGAGAGTTCGATGGAGCAGGATCCGGCGACGTCGTCCGACCAGTTACTGATGAGCGTCAGCCCCGATACGGAGGTACACGAAGAGGAGGACGTCGACGTCGTCCTCGACCGCTCGAATATTCACCTCTTCGATACCACGACCGGAGAGGCGCTGCGCCACGGCCTGACTGACCGCTCCGAGCGCGAACCCGGAACGACGCCGACGGAAGCGGATAGTTGA
- a CDS encoding Gfo/Idh/MocA family protein, with translation MTMNRSDIRTGIVGLGNIGQYHAERLVDLSVPIVGGMDVAAEARTRFGRRYDVEVYEDHQELYDTIDAVIITTPNKYHEEYAIDAFERDLHVLLEKPLAHSLESAQRIADAAADSEGVSMVGFNNRFANTVRIVKNRIERGDLGDVTHVEANYVRRRGIPGRGSWFTRRQIAGGGALIDLGVHAIDLALYLLGYPEVREVSGVTRGDFGSREEYAYLEMWGDDAGPDGFDVDDSASAFVRCADDRTISLEVAWATNRPADHEFVIQGTESAARFDLLEGDLSFHSASTVGPDHLEDTSVETRQNDTHTEEQKNFFDAIVTGEDRDDSIEQALSVQRIIDSIYRSSDEGQTITVDERER, from the coding sequence ATGACAATGAATCGAAGCGACATTAGGACAGGAATCGTCGGCCTCGGTAACATCGGACAGTACCACGCGGAGCGGCTCGTCGACCTCAGCGTCCCGATCGTCGGCGGGATGGACGTCGCCGCGGAGGCGCGAACGCGGTTCGGCCGCCGCTACGACGTCGAGGTCTACGAGGATCATCAGGAACTGTACGACACCATCGACGCCGTCATCATTACGACCCCGAACAAGTACCACGAGGAGTACGCCATCGACGCCTTCGAACGGGATTTACACGTCCTCCTCGAGAAGCCCCTCGCGCACTCGTTAGAGAGCGCCCAGCGGATCGCCGACGCGGCCGCCGACTCCGAGGGCGTCTCCATGGTCGGCTTTAACAACCGGTTCGCGAACACCGTCCGCATCGTGAAAAACCGGATCGAACGCGGCGACCTCGGTGACGTGACCCACGTCGAGGCCAACTACGTCCGGCGGCGGGGCATCCCGGGACGGGGCTCGTGGTTCACCCGCAGACAGATCGCCGGCGGCGGCGCGCTCATCGACCTGGGCGTCCACGCGATCGACCTCGCACTCTACCTGCTGGGCTATCCCGAGGTCAGGGAGGTAAGCGGCGTCACGCGCGGCGATTTCGGGTCACGAGAGGAGTACGCCTACCTCGAGATGTGGGGCGACGACGCCGGCCCGGACGGGTTCGACGTCGACGACTCCGCCAGCGCGTTCGTCCGCTGTGCGGACGACCGGACGATCAGCCTCGAGGTGGCGTGGGCGACCAACCGTCCGGCCGACCACGAGTTCGTCATTCAGGGCACCGAGTCGGCTGCGCGGTTCGACCTGCTCGAGGGCGATCTTAGCTTCCACTCGGCGAGTACGGTCGGCCCCGACCACCTCGAGGATACGTCCGTCGAAACCCGGCAGAACGACACGCACACGGAAGAACAGAAGAACTTCTTCGACGCAATCGTGACGGGTGAGGACCGCGACGACAGCATCGAGCAGGCGCTGTCGGTCCAGCGAATCATCGATTCGATCTACCGCTCGAGCGACGAGGGGCAGACGATCACTGTCGACGAACGGGAGCGATAG
- a CDS encoding carboxypeptidase regulatory-like domain-containing protein, with protein sequence MQVERSLALEVARHEIAVGTPLVVRVRDVSGRPIEGAVVEAGSGAKRKRTDVRGRCEFTFHAPGFWKLVARKADTDRVAYDPATALVRAVPASTVGRGPRIASR encoded by the coding sequence ATGCAAGTCGAACGATCACTCGCGCTCGAGGTCGCGCGCCACGAGATCGCCGTCGGGACGCCGCTCGTGGTCCGCGTCCGCGATGTCAGCGGGCGGCCGATCGAGGGGGCGGTCGTCGAAGCCGGTTCGGGAGCGAAACGAAAACGAACCGACGTTCGGGGTCGATGTGAGTTTACGTTCCACGCGCCGGGGTTCTGGAAACTCGTCGCGCGCAAGGCCGACACCGACCGCGTCGCGTACGATCCGGCGACCGCTCTCGTCAGGGCCGTCCCCGCGTCGACGGTCGGGCGCGGCCCTCGCATCGCCTCGCGATAA
- a CDS encoding HalOD1 output domain-containing protein, whose translation MSSPVDPSAPGDSVPPSQAIIAAVADHEGVDVTEIEPPEYDPLFTVINPEALDELFDRPSAGPARVHLEYAGYAITVHSDGRVDVDDPPSSDESVGRRAEE comes from the coding sequence ATGTCCTCGCCAGTGGATCCGTCGGCGCCCGGCGATTCGGTCCCGCCGAGTCAGGCGATTATCGCCGCCGTCGCCGACCACGAGGGCGTCGACGTCACCGAGATCGAGCCCCCGGAGTACGACCCGCTGTTTACGGTCATCAACCCGGAGGCGCTCGACGAACTGTTCGATCGGCCGTCCGCCGGCCCCGCCCGCGTCCACCTCGAGTACGCGGGCTACGCGATCACCGTCCACAGCGACGGCCGCGTCGACGTCGACGATCCCCCGTCGTCGGACGAATCAGTAGGCCGACGGGCGGAAGAGTAG